TAGATGGAATCTGTATTTTGCTTTTGTGCGAAAGCAGAGAAGGAAAGGAGGGTTATTAAAAGTAGTTGTATTGTTTTCATTCTTATTTCATTTAGTATTTAGTCCGGCATATTCCATGTACATGCATTCTAACTTTTTCCATTGAATCAATAAATGTAATACCATACTTTTCTTCAACAGCGGCATTCATCGCTTTTTCATAGCAAAGATATCCAAACTTGTCTTCTGGCGGTGTCCCAAGACAACTAACTCCATATACATCAGTCCTGATGCCTTTTTTTAAAAATGCTTTTTTAAGGTATTCAATCTCACATTCTGTAGTACCCAAACCAACTCCCAAAAAATATTTATAGCCGTATTTTTTTATTTCATTCTGAACTCGACAATCAGCATTTATACAAGCAGTATCAATTATCTTGAAAATCTTTTTATTGCCGTCCATATATCCGCCAAGTTTAGCATACATCATGACATTATATACAACAATGGTATCATTTTCCTTTATGACTAAATCCTTTTCTTTCGATTTACCACAGGAAACCATCACAAATAGCAATGACAGTATGAATAATGGTAGTATAGATCGCTGCATAAATAGAAAATAGTCAGTAAAAAATCATCAATTAAAAAACTCCCCAAAGTGCCACAATATCCCTGAAGGGTCGTGTACAAAGCATTCCTTGCCCCAGTCCATGGTGCGTACCGGTACAACTTTTACATTCTCGTACTTGCTTGGCAGGTTAAGTGCCACAAGCTCTTTGTAGAAACGTTCGGTATCATCTACTTCCATAAAGACCATAGTGTTGTCTACCCAGTCTTTCAGATAATAGTCCTGCAGGTAGAACGACAGTGCGCCACTATGAAAGACCGACATATTATGGCTTATAACATTTTCCTCAAAGCCCAGGTCGCGGTAAAATGCACGGGAAATTTCGAAGTCTTTAGCCCCGATGAATGGGCGGATGGATTTGCCTTTATGGTTCATTGCTTACATTATTGGTTAAAGTAAATGTAGCAATTATCCCATTATAATCCCAAATAATATAAGGACGATCAAAAAGACTACGAACAGGTAGGCATAGTCTTCGGAATAGTCATTGCCTTTGGGCTCTTTTACGGGGTTGTACCGTATGTTGCTGAGCACAGATACCTTTTCACGTAGCATTACATTGCCATGTGCAAGCCTTATGAGCTTCCTGTAAAGAATTATTTTTGACGGATCATCGAGAAATTTTGAGGCAATGACCAGTTCATCAATGATCAGCCCGTTGGTCGCAATATCTTCTACATCTACAAGGTAGTTAAGGTTCTCGGT
Above is a genomic segment from Flavobacterium album containing:
- a CDS encoding VOC family protein, with protein sequence MNHKGKSIRPFIGAKDFEISRAFYRDLGFEENVISHNMSVFHSGALSFYLQDYYLKDWVDNTMVFMEVDDTERFYKELVALNLPSKYENVKVVPVRTMDWGKECFVHDPSGILWHFGEFFN